From a single Bryobacter aggregatus MPL3 genomic region:
- a CDS encoding 1-acyl-sn-glycerol-3-phosphate acyltransferase, with protein MQGVRQQIILEFFEKLFAAIALSLGSAISGVALYSLFSRRTVWRNYTPRGAQAQTAAAREVALFVALALGVLIAKAVGQIPFDRIVVSVFFLILSFGALLFGERSAMAIVPSFAASEWQGPAGRNLFGWALLALGLVAEGRQLPEAMILPCLIVSIGSSYLPTLIAGRKGEPGLLIPGTSLFFLGSLLGQPLLLAVGAGWMVPTAVQITLNLKASFATRALLASIVGATGFWAPPIAGPVAAGLLFLLSLEMWPLSLRLLVMTFLRTFYRFRIYGKRNYSSDGAALLLSNHITLVDGFLLGAFTQRMVRFLVYDAFYKNPVTSFLLSLFRTIPISQGARRDVVESLKKARAVIEEGHFAGIFPEGGISRSGHLHPFQKGFTRIVAGTEIPVIPAYMNGLWGTLLSFSEQKVNFCIPRFFRAVEIEYGAPLPAKVSAAELWRTVKSLEVNAAFRDSERAAILPLAFLEAAGRNEGKTALISNGQILSYGELASTALLFARYLNRRLRRKKRIGVYLPNGPEKMIAHVAIALAGHVGMEIGELRGADFDSFVSTHGLGSIISSQSWMEQHGVAKTENTFWIGRAIKHFGHRDRARTWIYRMLAPRLAWRQVCTFPMRKESAVAIVASRRGPAVLSQRGIWSAAQGARRVLWFKPGVIVHNRVSLQRSAGLLLGFWMPLLNGATLTIDDRAADFEIIDPQQAREVHPHSKHVLVAEDELRSTPEEVVASLAHRYLPVFELPEASGVLALSSPEVDFAGEKQSGIKEGTQGYLPFGLEMIETEKGIRLRGPARVLRYLDQEPNDGPTKTQTRIEDWIEVEVPAVFTDQFFVTRKSTSEPSTSSTPLLHQTISSLPDE; from the coding sequence ATGCAGGGCGTTCGTCAGCAGATCATTCTAGAATTCTTTGAAAAACTCTTCGCTGCAATCGCGCTCTCCTTGGGTTCCGCGATCTCCGGAGTGGCGCTTTATTCTCTCTTCAGCCGTCGTACCGTTTGGCGGAATTACACGCCCCGAGGGGCGCAAGCGCAGACCGCCGCGGCGCGGGAAGTTGCGTTGTTCGTCGCTCTCGCATTAGGAGTTTTGATCGCTAAGGCGGTCGGGCAAATTCCTTTTGACCGCATCGTAGTTTCCGTTTTCTTTCTGATTCTCAGCTTCGGAGCTCTCCTCTTCGGAGAGCGCTCCGCGATGGCAATTGTGCCCAGCTTCGCAGCCAGCGAATGGCAAGGCCCTGCAGGCCGCAACCTCTTTGGATGGGCCTTGCTGGCCTTGGGCCTGGTCGCAGAGGGCCGACAGCTTCCGGAAGCCATGATTCTTCCTTGTCTGATTGTCAGCATCGGATCGTCCTATCTGCCTACGCTCATCGCCGGGCGCAAGGGAGAGCCGGGCCTGCTCATCCCCGGCACGAGCCTCTTCTTTCTCGGCTCGCTCCTGGGGCAACCCCTGCTGCTAGCCGTTGGCGCCGGTTGGATGGTGCCCACCGCAGTGCAGATCACCTTAAACCTGAAGGCCTCGTTTGCCACCAGAGCCCTCCTCGCCTCGATCGTGGGTGCGACTGGCTTCTGGGCGCCCCCCATCGCAGGACCTGTCGCCGCGGGACTGCTGTTCCTGCTCAGTCTCGAAATGTGGCCGCTGTCGCTGCGCCTGCTGGTGATGACTTTCCTCCGCACCTTTTACCGCTTCCGGATCTATGGCAAAAGGAATTACAGCTCTGACGGGGCCGCCCTCCTGCTCTCGAATCACATCACGCTCGTCGACGGTTTTCTGCTCGGCGCATTCACCCAGCGCATGGTTCGCTTTCTTGTGTACGATGCCTTCTACAAAAATCCAGTCACCAGCTTTCTGCTCTCTCTGTTCCGGACAATTCCAATCTCCCAGGGCGCCCGCCGCGATGTAGTCGAAAGCCTCAAGAAGGCACGCGCGGTCATCGAAGAGGGCCATTTCGCTGGCATCTTCCCCGAAGGCGGCATCAGCCGGAGCGGCCACCTGCACCCCTTTCAAAAGGGCTTCACCCGAATCGTCGCGGGTACCGAAATTCCGGTCATTCCGGCTTATATGAATGGACTCTGGGGCACGCTCTTGAGTTTTTCAGAGCAGAAAGTCAACTTTTGCATTCCCCGCTTCTTCCGCGCGGTTGAAATTGAGTATGGCGCCCCGCTTCCGGCAAAGGTCAGCGCCGCCGAGCTCTGGCGCACCGTCAAATCACTCGAAGTGAATGCCGCATTTCGCGACTCGGAACGGGCCGCCATTCTACCCCTCGCCTTTCTCGAAGCGGCTGGACGCAATGAAGGCAAAACAGCGTTGATTTCAAACGGCCAAATCTTGTCCTACGGAGAACTCGCCTCCACCGCACTGCTCTTTGCCCGCTACTTGAACCGCCGGCTGCGCCGCAAGAAACGCATTGGCGTGTATCTACCGAACGGCCCGGAGAAAATGATCGCCCATGTCGCGATTGCCCTGGCAGGCCATGTCGGCATGGAGATCGGGGAACTCCGCGGCGCGGACTTCGATTCCTTTGTCAGCACGCACGGACTCGGCTCGATCATCAGTTCCCAATCCTGGATGGAACAGCACGGCGTCGCAAAAACGGAGAATACCTTCTGGATTGGCCGCGCCATCAAGCACTTCGGCCACCGGGATCGCGCCCGTACCTGGATCTACCGGATGCTCGCTCCCCGCCTCGCTTGGCGGCAGGTGTGCACCTTCCCGATGCGCAAAGAGAGCGCGGTAGCGATTGTCGCCTCACGGCGAGGTCCGGCGGTTCTGTCGCAACGGGGAATCTGGAGTGCCGCTCAGGGTGCAAGACGGGTGCTCTGGTTCAAGCCCGGTGTCATCGTTCACAATCGGGTTTCTCTACAGCGCTCCGCAGGACTCCTGCTCGGCTTTTGGATGCCGCTCCTGAACGGGGCCACGCTCACCATTGACGATCGTGCAGCAGACTTCGAGATCATCGATCCCCAGCAGGCACGCGAGGTCCATCCGCACAGCAAGCATGTGCTGGTGGCGGAAGACGAGTTGCGCAGCACGCCGGAGGAAGTTGTCGCCAGCCTCGCGCACCGCTATCTCCCGGTCTTCGAGTTGCCGGAGGCATCCGGAGTGCTGGCCCTCTCTTCTCCCGAGGTCGATTTCGCTGGAGAAAAACAGAGTGGCATCAAAGAAGGTACCCAGGGCTATCTCCCCTTCGGCCTTGAAATGATCGAGACTGAAAAAGGAATTCGGCTCCGGGGCCCGGCGCGCGTGTTGCGCTACCTGGACCAGGAGCCGAATGATGGGCCAACCAAGACGCAGACCCGCATCGAGGATTGGATCGAAGTGGAAGTGCCTGCGGTCTTTACCGATCAGTTCTTCGTGACCCGGAAATCTACTTCAGAGCCGAGTACTTCTTCCACGCCTCTGCTGCATCAAACGATTTCGAGTCTCCCGGATGAATGA
- a CDS encoding PmoA family protein — MKLIGILLVTATLGLTQVKITQAPDRIRVEIDGKHFTDYIISAEAPKPYLHPLRTADGKQVSRSFPMDLVEGEKRDHPHHRGLWFSYGEVNGWDFWANEKSQKGVGKGKGEIKVVKVKDVKSGKKSGSVSTVQDWIDGNGKRIISESRLMTFYSDPALRMVDFDITLTGLEDVEFGDTKEGAFAIRLARSLEEEMTGTMVNAEGAEKEKNVWGKRSNWVDYSGTVDGQKVGILILDHPTSFNHPTYWHSRAYGLFAANMFGEKDFTKNKEAKGPGTLKAGQSWRFRLRVIIHPGDSKSFDAAEAWKKYSALK; from the coding sequence ATGAAGCTCATTGGCATTCTGCTCGTTACAGCCACTCTCGGCCTGACGCAGGTAAAAATCACGCAAGCTCCTGACCGCATCCGTGTCGAGATTGACGGCAAACATTTCACCGATTACATCATCAGCGCCGAGGCTCCCAAGCCCTATCTCCACCCGTTGCGGACTGCGGATGGCAAGCAGGTTTCCCGCAGCTTTCCCATGGATCTGGTAGAAGGCGAAAAGCGGGATCATCCGCATCATCGCGGCCTCTGGTTCAGCTACGGCGAAGTCAACGGCTGGGATTTCTGGGCGAACGAGAAGAGTCAGAAGGGCGTCGGCAAGGGCAAGGGCGAAATCAAGGTCGTCAAAGTCAAAGACGTTAAGAGCGGCAAGAAGAGCGGTAGCGTGTCCACCGTACAGGATTGGATCGATGGCAACGGCAAGCGCATCATTTCAGAATCGCGGCTGATGACTTTTTACTCAGACCCGGCGCTGCGCATGGTCGATTTTGACATTACGCTGACGGGTCTCGAAGACGTCGAATTTGGCGACACCAAGGAAGGCGCGTTTGCGATTCGCCTGGCGCGGAGTCTCGAAGAAGAGATGACCGGCACGATGGTGAATGCCGAGGGCGCTGAGAAAGAAAAGAACGTCTGGGGCAAGCGTAGCAACTGGGTGGACTACTCCGGCACCGTCGATGGCCAGAAGGTGGGGATTCTCATCCTGGATCATCCGACCAGCTTCAACCACCCGACCTACTGGCACTCACGCGCCTACGGGCTCTTTGCCGCCAACATGTTTGGCGAGAAGGATTTCACCAAGAACAAGGAAGCGAAGGGGCCCGGTACGCTCAAGGCCGGACAGTCCTGGCGTTTCCGCCTGCGGGTGATCATTCATCCGGGAGACTCGAAATCGTTTGATGCAGCAGAGGCGTGGAAGAAGTACTCGGCTCTGAAGTAG
- a CDS encoding twin-arginine translocase TatA/TatE family subunit translates to MGPLGFQETIFIFALALLIFGPKKLPELGRNIGKALTEFRRASNELRSTFDREMANIERETAPIKEEAHKLTSDLHNTVYDHTSSYNDDYGYSYDGYTHPEYNSETSIEGTEADSVATEESSSTTHETLHIAQAEGTVAVGSHHDDLPVVSTAESATEKAKEHDA, encoded by the coding sequence ATGGGACCTTTGGGCTTTCAAGAGACTATCTTTATTTTCGCGCTTGCTCTGCTCATCTTTGGCCCCAAAAAACTGCCCGAACTTGGACGAAACATCGGTAAGGCTCTCACGGAATTCCGCCGTGCCTCAAATGAACTGCGTTCTACCTTTGATCGCGAGATGGCAAACATCGAGCGGGAGACGGCTCCCATCAAGGAAGAAGCTCACAAGCTGACCAGCGACCTGCACAACACGGTCTATGATCACACCAGTTCATACAACGACGACTATGGCTATAGCTACGACGGCTATACGCACCCGGAGTACAACTCCGAGACGTCGATTGAAGGCACAGAAGCGGATTCGGTCGCGACAGAGGAAAGCTCCAGCACGACTCACGAGACCCTGCACATCGCCCAAGCTGAGGGAACAGTCGCTGTGGGATCGCATCATGACGATCTCCCAGTAGTGTCCACTGCGGAAAGCGCAACGGAAAAAGCCAAAGAGCACGACGCTTAG
- the tatC gene encoding twin-arginine translocase subunit TatC, which yields MPQDEQDKKSVPAYDHPGGADSHGHYQDEHAYDPHASTELVVSTPSADETSAYQPPPPPPPPPASEEEDEEDDGMLRMSFLDHLEELRSRLIKAVVGLVVTYGFCLLFAGKLWEIVSEPAAAALRAIGAKPDLAQLDPMDGFLVVYFKLPLLAAVFIASPWILWQVWSFVAPGLYKNERKLAVPFVFSTAGLFILGGCFAYFVAFRFGLAFLLGIGMNFGQEAGNVGAKIVPVVSIVSYFDLFVNVMLGISATFELPVLIFFLTMLRIVTPGFLIEHSRYAILGITILAAVITPTPDIVNLLIFAIPMILLYFIGVFAGYLLVLSREGRKFPWHILWIILASIAILSGAAIAVMVKYYGFKLIGSWPYLTQ from the coding sequence ATGCCGCAGGACGAGCAAGACAAGAAAAGTGTGCCCGCTTACGATCATCCAGGTGGCGCCGACAGCCACGGGCACTACCAGGACGAGCACGCGTATGATCCGCATGCCAGCACCGAACTCGTAGTATCAACACCATCGGCCGATGAAACATCGGCTTACCAACCACCCCCGCCGCCACCCCCTCCTCCTGCCAGTGAAGAGGAAGATGAGGAAGACGACGGCATGCTGCGCATGTCGTTCCTCGACCATCTGGAGGAATTACGATCGCGGCTGATCAAAGCTGTCGTCGGCCTTGTCGTGACATATGGCTTTTGCCTGTTGTTCGCGGGAAAACTCTGGGAAATTGTCTCAGAACCGGCCGCAGCCGCACTCCGTGCCATCGGCGCCAAGCCCGACCTCGCACAGCTCGATCCCATGGACGGCTTCCTCGTCGTCTATTTCAAACTCCCGCTCTTGGCCGCCGTCTTCATCGCCTCGCCTTGGATTCTTTGGCAAGTGTGGTCTTTCGTCGCCCCGGGACTGTATAAAAACGAGCGCAAACTCGCCGTCCCCTTTGTCTTCAGCACCGCTGGCCTCTTCATTCTGGGCGGCTGTTTTGCATATTTTGTTGCCTTCCGTTTTGGCCTCGCCTTCCTGCTCGGCATTGGAATGAATTTTGGGCAGGAAGCTGGCAACGTAGGCGCAAAGATCGTTCCGGTGGTCTCGATCGTCTCCTACTTCGATCTCTTCGTCAACGTCATGCTCGGCATCAGCGCCACCTTTGAGTTGCCCGTACTGATCTTCTTCCTGACCATGCTCCGCATTGTCACGCCGGGCTTCCTCATTGAGCACTCGCGTTACGCGATTCTCGGAATCACGATTCTGGCGGCAGTGATCACACCAACGCCAGACATCGTCAATCTGTTGATCTTCGCCATTCCGATGATCCTGTTGTACTTCATCGGTGTTTTTGCCGGGTATCTCCTCGTGCTTTCCCGTGAAGGCAGAAAGTTCCCCTGGCACATCCTGTGGATCATCCTGGCTTCGATCGCGATCCTCTCTGGAGCCGCGATTGCCGTCATGGTGAAGTACTACGGCTTCAAACTGATCGGAAGCTGGCCCTACCTCACTCAATAA
- a CDS encoding class I SAM-dependent methyltransferase: MDLEQQLAKMREDWDARARENAKHYVQTAQTDWTDEEFYASGEQTVKEEIRTDMINICQGKDPKEMRVLEIGCGAGRVTRALANLFGEVYAVDVSGEMIAQAKKGLENHPNAHVFQNNGKDLSVLPELGYDFAFSTIVFQHIPSKEVIETYVREVSRLLKPGALFKFQVQGFTGMQATPDDTWLGVSYSDEQAKELGERCGFEPRHRHGAGEQYFWLWFFKR, from the coding sequence ATGGACCTTGAACAGCAACTGGCAAAAATGCGCGAGGACTGGGACGCCCGTGCCCGCGAAAATGCCAAACACTACGTACAGACCGCGCAGACGGATTGGACCGACGAGGAGTTCTACGCTTCCGGCGAACAGACCGTGAAAGAAGAGATCCGCACCGACATGATCAACATCTGCCAGGGCAAAGACCCCAAGGAGATGCGGGTTCTGGAGATCGGCTGCGGTGCCGGCCGCGTCACACGCGCTTTGGCCAATCTCTTTGGCGAAGTCTATGCGGTGGATGTCAGCGGCGAGATGATTGCCCAGGCGAAGAAGGGGCTGGAGAATCACCCGAACGCCCATGTCTTTCAGAACAACGGCAAGGATCTGAGCGTGCTTCCCGAACTCGGCTACGACTTTGCGTTCTCGACCATCGTCTTCCAGCACATTCCTTCAAAGGAAGTGATCGAGACTTATGTGCGTGAGGTCAGCCGTTTGCTCAAGCCGGGGGCTCTGTTCAAGTTTCAAGTGCAGGGTTTTACGGGGATGCAGGCGACGCCAGACGATACCTGGCTGGGAGTGAGCTACAGCGACGAGCAAGCCAAAGAGCTTGGCGAGCGGTGTGGGTTTGAACCCCGGCACCGTCATGGCGCCGGGGAACAGTACTTCTGGTTGTGGTTCTTTAAGCGCTAA
- a CDS encoding energy transducer TonB: MLENTLRPPKVLHRVKAEYPASVRERKIEGPVRLQIVIRPDGTVGEIGVARSLDPELDQQAILAVRQWLFEPAIVGGQAVESRGTVEIPFSVA, from the coding sequence ATGCTCGAGAACACGTTGCGCCCGCCCAAAGTCCTCCACAGAGTGAAGGCGGAATATCCGGCGTCTGTGCGGGAACGCAAGATTGAGGGTCCAGTGCGATTGCAGATTGTGATTCGCCCGGATGGAACAGTCGGCGAGATTGGCGTTGCGCGCAGTCTCGACCCGGAACTTGATCAGCAGGCAATCCTGGCGGTGCGGCAGTGGCTCTTTGAGCCTGCCATCGTTGGCGGTCAAGCGGTGGAGTCACGCGGTACCGTTGAGATTCCCTTTAGCGTGGCGTGA
- a CDS encoding energy transducer TonB → MQRKWDKPPQILSRVLAEYTAAAREKKIEGLVRLSVVIRADGSIGEVELVDSLDPGLDQKAIAAVQQWRCEPAQLDGEAVAAAATIEIAFQLPRSGPAPERPTIEVG, encoded by the coding sequence ATGCAACGAAAGTGGGACAAACCTCCTCAGATCCTCAGTAGGGTGTTGGCGGAGTACACAGCCGCTGCGAGAGAGAAAAAAATCGAAGGCCTCGTCCGTTTGAGCGTTGTGATTCGCGCGGATGGCAGCATTGGCGAGGTCGAGTTGGTGGACAGTCTGGACCCGGGGCTCGACCAGAAGGCGATTGCCGCGGTGCAACAGTGGCGCTGTGAGCCTGCCCAACTGGATGGCGAAGCTGTGGCGGCTGCGGCGACGATTGAGATCGCGTTTCAGTTGCCGCGCTCCGGGCCTGCGCCGGAGCGGCCCACCATTGAGGTGGGATGA
- a CDS encoding M56 family metallopeptidase: MTWTLWWNGALLGAAVWLGLRLVSRLSAAERFQVWLLYLLTLPLLGLLPLRPAHSFVLESGAAQGIARAAGRLPLAIPYYWLIAGAITVWCLSARIAALRIWRRASGDKELRYSDEIAGPAAYGLFRSRILLPLDAASWTGDRLARVLAHERAHGERRDILWDLVGSVIVALCWLQPFAWLALREMRRLREWACDDCVLAEGSDRIEYAQTLYELASETSLQPAMAGLGRGSLEKRMKHLLNDRVPRRRATVLSASLAMLTLVALACFTPKLSIAQDQERAEKKWDKAPRVLHKVEPQYTEDARERKVRGTAIYRILIGIDGKASDVQVLRSLDPDLDAQGILALERWEFQPAEKDGHPIAVDATVEINFRLF; this comes from the coding sequence ATGACCTGGACCCTGTGGTGGAATGGCGCTCTGCTGGGGGCTGCTGTCTGGTTGGGACTGCGTCTGGTTTCGCGACTGAGCGCCGCAGAGCGCTTCCAAGTTTGGTTGCTGTATTTGCTGACGCTGCCCTTGCTTGGGCTGTTGCCCCTCCGGCCTGCGCATTCCTTTGTTCTGGAATCGGGTGCGGCGCAAGGGATCGCGCGGGCTGCTGGGCGCCTGCCATTGGCGATTCCCTACTACTGGCTGATTGCCGGTGCGATCACGGTGTGGTGTCTGTCCGCGCGCATCGCGGCCTTGCGCATCTGGCGGCGGGCCAGTGGCGACAAGGAGCTTCGCTATAGCGATGAGATCGCCGGCCCTGCTGCTTATGGGCTTTTCCGTTCCCGCATTTTACTTCCCCTCGATGCTGCCAGTTGGACTGGCGACCGTCTGGCCCGGGTGCTGGCACACGAGCGGGCTCACGGCGAGCGCCGTGACATTCTTTGGGATCTTGTTGGCTCCGTCATCGTCGCCCTTTGTTGGCTGCAGCCCTTCGCCTGGCTGGCCTTGCGCGAGATGCGGCGTCTGCGGGAGTGGGCTTGCGATGACTGTGTTCTCGCAGAGGGATCGGATCGAATTGAGTACGCGCAGACACTATATGAGCTAGCCTCGGAGACTTCGTTGCAGCCTGCCATGGCTGGCCTCGGACGGGGCAGCTTGGAGAAACGAATGAAACATCTGTTGAACGATCGCGTTCCCCGCCGTAGAGCCACTGTGCTTTCGGCAAGTCTGGCAATGCTGACGCTTGTGGCGCTGGCTTGCTTTACACCCAAACTGAGCATTGCCCAGGATCAGGAACGGGCAGAAAAGAAATGGGACAAGGCACCGCGGGTCCTCCACAAGGTGGAGCCGCAGTATACGGAAGATGCGCGCGAGCGAAAGGTGCGCGGGACTGCGATTTACCGGATCCTCATTGGGATCGATGGAAAAGCGAGCGATGTGCAGGTGCTCCGTAGTCTTGATCCTGATCTCGATGCGCAGGGAATTCTGGCGCTCGAGCGGTGGGAGTTCCAGCCGGCGGAGAAGGATGGTCATCCGATCGCCGTGGACGCGACTGTCGAGATCAATTTCCGGCTGTTCTAA
- a CDS encoding BlaI/MecI/CopY family transcriptional regulator, with the protein MKELSRRERELMEILLRRGKLTAQEIREELADGSSYSTVRTLLRILAEKGHILAKLVEGRYEYEAAQSKDRAARASLKSLLATFYENSAEKAMAALLDQSASRMSREELDRLAQMIDEARKGARK; encoded by the coding sequence ATGAAGGAACTCAGCAGGCGCGAGCGGGAGCTGATGGAGATTCTGTTGCGCCGGGGAAAATTGACGGCGCAGGAGATTCGCGAGGAGCTTGCCGATGGCTCGAGCTACAGCACGGTGCGCACGCTCCTGCGGATTCTGGCCGAGAAGGGGCACATCCTGGCGAAGCTCGTCGAGGGCCGCTATGAGTACGAAGCGGCGCAGAGCAAGGACCGCGCTGCGAGGGCGAGCTTGAAGAGCCTGCTGGCCACCTTCTATGAGAACTCCGCGGAGAAGGCGATGGCGGCACTGCTGGACCAGTCGGCTTCGCGGATGTCGCGCGAGGAGTTAGATCGTCTGGCGCAGATGATCGATGAGGCCCGGAAGGGGGCCAGGAAATGA
- a CDS encoding cupin domain-containing protein, which produces MEDSTFLALDTVALPWEERFNAHLGKMLYRKNLVTDPDTGMEIRIVKYPAGVINTLHTHPCAHGMYVIEGTLVTNRGNFGPGYFVWFAEGEVMEHGATAEADVTVLFITNKPFEIHYR; this is translated from the coding sequence ATGGAAGACTCAACGTTTCTCGCTCTCGACACGGTTGCCCTCCCTTGGGAGGAGCGCTTCAATGCGCATCTTGGCAAGATGCTGTACCGCAAGAATCTGGTGACCGACCCCGACACCGGCATGGAGATTCGCATCGTGAAGTATCCGGCCGGTGTGATCAACACGCTGCATACACACCCTTGCGCGCACGGCATGTATGTGATCGAAGGGACGCTAGTAACGAATCGCGGCAACTTCGGGCCCGGATATTTTGTCTGGTTTGCCGAGGGAGAAGTGATGGAGCACGGCGCGACAGCGGAAGCCGACGTGACCGTACTCTTCATTACAAACAAGCCGTTCGAGATTCATTACCGTTAG
- a CDS encoding 3-keto-disaccharide hydrolase — MKLFGIFFMLALGLSAQQKGDWVQLFNGKDLKGWTPKISGYAVGENFANTFRVTDGYLSVGYEGYDSFLDKNGAGKFGHLFYKDNFSYYIIAVEYRFIGDQAKDGPGWATRNSGIMVHGQPASTMQKDQDFPISIEVQLLGGLGKGPRSTANLCTPGTNVERDGKLFTSHCLNSSSKTYDGDQWVRVEAIVHGSESIEHRVNGETVLKYEHPQIGGGNVLHADPAVKQDGKLLTEGSISLQSESHPVQFRKVELLNLVGCMDAKAKNYRSYFVKNNAAACKY; from the coding sequence GTGAAGCTCTTTGGAATTTTTTTTATGTTGGCTCTCGGCCTGTCCGCACAACAGAAGGGAGATTGGGTCCAACTCTTCAATGGGAAAGACCTGAAGGGCTGGACGCCCAAGATCTCCGGCTATGCGGTGGGCGAGAACTTCGCCAATACCTTCCGCGTGACGGATGGCTATCTGAGCGTTGGCTATGAGGGCTATGATTCGTTTCTGGACAAGAATGGCGCGGGCAAGTTTGGCCATCTGTTCTACAAGGACAACTTCTCGTACTACATCATTGCGGTGGAGTATCGGTTCATCGGAGACCAGGCCAAGGATGGCCCAGGCTGGGCGACGCGTAACAGCGGCATCATGGTGCATGGACAGCCTGCCAGCACGATGCAGAAGGATCAGGATTTTCCGATCTCGATCGAAGTACAGTTGCTCGGCGGTTTAGGCAAAGGGCCGCGGAGCACGGCGAATCTCTGTACGCCCGGGACCAACGTGGAGCGGGACGGCAAACTGTTCACCTCGCATTGCCTGAACTCTTCCTCGAAGACCTATGACGGCGACCAGTGGGTGCGTGTTGAGGCGATCGTCCACGGCAGCGAAAGCATTGAGCATCGGGTGAACGGCGAGACGGTTCTGAAGTATGAGCATCCGCAGATTGGCGGCGGCAACGTGCTCCATGCCGACCCGGCGGTGAAGCAGGATGGCAAGCTGCTGACGGAGGGTTCGATTTCCTTGCAGAGCGAGAGCCATCCGGTGCAGTTTCGCAAAGTAGAGTTGCTGAATCTGGTGGGCTGTATGGATGCGAAGGCCAAGAATTACCGCTCTTACTTCGTGAAGAACAACGCGGCGGCCTGCAAGTATTAA
- a CDS encoding Gfo/Idh/MocA family protein: MILRRRSFLMGAAAPLLAQSSGDTIPTAIIGIGGRGTGLLDGILKQPNAKVVMVCDNKPDRLDKAATTAAKSNPKATADWQRVIDNKDVQAVYIATPPHLHAEMAIAALKAGKHVYCEKPIGLTPSSIRDLMAAAKASGKVFQAGQQLRSMVQLNDAIRKIQDGVIGDILFVKAQRHASADLKYDGSSGDWYFDLKKSGGYLVEQSVHNLDLCNWVIGNHPTRAAGFGGINLHKNEPAGRDIYDHQNLIYDYPNGVTLSFTQLVYHPRNMPAGNQYVNVYGSKGSVELMGSMNFYSSDGTQQTLLSPKVEENPDAHTVAFFSAIQKGTPNPADINVGATGALTAILGNEVCRQGKVLQWSDLGVKV; this comes from the coding sequence ATGATTTTGCGCAGACGAAGCTTCTTGATGGGTGCGGCCGCGCCGCTCCTGGCTCAATCCTCAGGGGACACCATTCCCACCGCGATCATCGGCATCGGAGGGCGAGGCACCGGACTCCTGGACGGCATTTTGAAGCAACCGAATGCAAAGGTCGTCATGGTTTGCGACAACAAACCTGACCGCCTGGACAAAGCGGCAACCACTGCCGCAAAATCAAACCCGAAGGCCACCGCGGACTGGCAACGCGTCATCGACAACAAAGACGTCCAGGCCGTCTACATCGCCACCCCGCCGCATCTGCACGCCGAGATGGCGATCGCGGCCCTCAAAGCAGGCAAGCATGTCTATTGCGAGAAGCCGATCGGACTCACCCCCAGTTCCATCCGCGACCTGATGGCCGCCGCCAAGGCGAGTGGGAAGGTCTTCCAGGCCGGGCAGCAGTTGCGTTCCATGGTCCAGTTGAACGACGCTATTCGCAAAATCCAGGACGGCGTCATTGGCGACATCCTCTTTGTCAAAGCGCAACGCCACGCCTCAGCAGACCTGAAGTACGACGGCAGTTCCGGCGACTGGTACTTCGACCTCAAGAAATCGGGCGGCTATCTCGTCGAGCAATCGGTCCACAATCTGGACCTCTGCAATTGGGTGATCGGCAATCATCCCACCCGCGCCGCGGGCTTTGGCGGCATCAATCTCCACAAGAACGAACCAGCCGGGCGCGACATCTACGATCATCAAAATCTGATCTACGACTATCCGAACGGCGTCACGCTGTCCTTCACCCAGCTGGTCTATCACCCGCGCAACATGCCCGCAGGCAACCAGTACGTCAATGTTTACGGCAGCAAGGGCTCCGTTGAGCTGATGGGGTCGATGAACTTTTACAGCAGCGACGGCACCCAACAGACCTTGCTCTCGCCGAAGGTGGAGGAGAACCCCGATGCGCACACGGTCGCATTCTTTAGCGCCATCCAGAAGGGGACTCCGAATCCCGCCGACATCAACGTGGGAGCCACTGGCGCACTCACCGCCATCCTGGGCAACGAAGTCTGCCGCCAGGGCAAAGTACTGCAGTGGTCCGATTTGGGAGTGAAGGTCTAG